Proteins encoded in a region of the Stieleria neptunia genome:
- a CDS encoding arylsulfatase, with translation MKIRMALAVLGVVIFCTLASRLPAESLSGSRPNIILVMTDDQGMGDLSCMGNPLLRTPNLDRFHAISTRFTDFHVSPTCAPTRSAIFSGRHEFRNGVTHTIKERERMALSTTTFPQLLEESGYATGIFGKWHLGDEDAYQPYNRGFSETFIHGAGGIGQAYPGSCADFPPNRVADGKYFDNVILHNDTIVQTKGFCTDVFFQAALGFIKQQHESDSPFFAYITTNAPHGPMLAPEKYKKRFRELGWDRNLQGRYGMIENIDDNFGILMDKLDQWNLWDDTLVIFMTDNGQAGRSAKRNGKSEPVFTAGFKTGKGSPYEGGTHVPAFWRWKGKLGEGVDIPALTAHLDLYKTFCALAGVTVPDDIQPIDGRSLIPLLENPQAAWPDRTLFVHQGRWQKGEDPNDSKFKNCAVRTQRWRFVNNKELYDISVDPYEAKDVAADHPDVIAELRQAYDQWWADTVPLMVNEDAPYAEQQPQKVRYEKQLAERGIPDWTPPTL, from the coding sequence ATGAAGATTCGCATGGCCCTGGCCGTCCTTGGTGTCGTGATTTTTTGCACGCTCGCATCCCGGTTACCCGCGGAATCACTTTCCGGTTCGCGGCCGAACATCATCTTGGTGATGACCGACGACCAAGGGATGGGCGATCTGTCGTGCATGGGGAACCCGCTCTTGCGGACGCCCAATTTGGATCGGTTCCATGCGATCTCGACCCGATTCACGGATTTCCACGTCAGTCCGACCTGCGCCCCCACGCGTTCGGCAATTTTCAGCGGTCGCCATGAATTTCGAAACGGTGTGACGCACACGATCAAAGAACGCGAGCGGATGGCGTTGTCGACGACGACGTTCCCACAGCTGTTGGAAGAATCGGGGTATGCCACGGGGATTTTTGGCAAATGGCACCTGGGTGATGAAGACGCCTACCAGCCCTACAACCGCGGCTTCAGTGAGACCTTCATTCACGGAGCCGGCGGGATCGGCCAGGCGTACCCCGGCAGCTGTGCCGACTTCCCGCCCAATCGAGTCGCGGACGGCAAATACTTTGACAACGTCATCCTGCACAACGACACGATCGTGCAAACGAAAGGCTTTTGCACCGACGTGTTCTTTCAAGCCGCACTCGGCTTCATCAAACAACAGCACGAATCAGACTCCCCGTTCTTTGCCTACATCACCACCAACGCGCCGCACGGGCCGATGCTGGCGCCGGAAAAGTACAAGAAACGGTTCCGCGAGTTGGGTTGGGATCGGAACCTGCAAGGCCGCTACGGTATGATCGAAAACATCGACGACAACTTCGGCATCTTGATGGACAAGCTGGACCAGTGGAACCTGTGGGACGACACGCTGGTGATCTTCATGACCGACAATGGTCAAGCCGGACGCAGTGCCAAGAGGAACGGCAAGTCCGAACCCGTCTTCACGGCCGGATTCAAAACTGGAAAGGGCTCGCCGTACGAAGGCGGAACCCATGTGCCGGCGTTTTGGCGGTGGAAGGGAAAACTGGGGGAAGGCGTCGACATCCCGGCGCTGACCGCGCACCTCGATCTGTACAAGACGTTCTGCGCGCTGGCCGGTGTCACGGTCCCCGACGACATCCAACCGATCGACGGGCGTTCCTTGATCCCGTTGCTGGAAAACCCCCAGGCCGCGTGGCCGGATCGCACACTGTTCGTCCATCAAGGCCGTTGGCAAAAGGGAGAGGACCCGAACGACAGCAAGTTCAAAAACTGTGCCGTTCGGACCCAGCGTTGGCGGTTCGTCAACAACAAGGAACTCTACGATATCTCGGTAGACCCCTACGAAGCGAAGGACGTCGCGGCGGATCACCCCGACGTCATCGCCGAACTGCGTCAGGCCTACGACCAGTGGTGGGCCGACACCGTGCCGTTGATGGTCAACGAAGACGCCCCCTACGCAGAACAACAACCTCAAAAGGTGCGCTACGAAAAGCAATTGGCGGAGAGGGGAATCCCCGACTGGACGCCTCCGACGCTGTAA
- a CDS encoding ferritin — translation MPNHYQLLLRPLVDGVMSRFMGWVGGTHTMRPRGRPRLRFTPEQQGKEACPLVCPRTGTRQNAAALRKPMYGDTGSTLHMKGPKKMSNQQINDALNGQIASEFASWYSYLAMSAWCSQEQLAGCAGWLRAQAQEEYTHAMKIYEFLLDRDVEVKLSPLDAPRQTFGSIVEIFECALQQEQENTKRIDDLFSMAMEQKAFASLVELQWFVTEQVEEEKTARTNLARIKMIADDPAAVLDFDNALGQRSLPMDTSPQ, via the coding sequence ATGCCGAACCACTACCAACTGCTGCTCCGGCCACTGGTGGACGGCGTGATGAGCCGCTTCATGGGCTGGGTCGGTGGCACGCATACGATGCGGCCTCGGGGCCGGCCAAGGCTCCGGTTCACGCCCGAGCAACAAGGAAAAGAGGCTTGCCCCCTGGTATGCCCCCGCACCGGGACTCGACAGAACGCGGCGGCGCTGCGAAAACCGATGTATGGCGACACCGGTTCCACCCTTCACATGAAAGGCCCCAAAAAAATGTCAAATCAACAAATCAACGACGCCTTGAACGGACAAATCGCCTCGGAATTTGCCTCTTGGTATTCCTACCTGGCGATGAGTGCCTGGTGTTCCCAAGAACAACTTGCCGGTTGTGCGGGATGGCTGCGGGCACAAGCTCAGGAAGAGTACACGCACGCGATGAAGATCTACGAATTCCTGCTCGATCGCGACGTCGAAGTCAAGCTGTCGCCGCTCGACGCGCCCCGTCAAACGTTCGGTTCGATCGTCGAAATCTTCGAGTGTGCATTGCAACAGGAACAGGAAAACACCAAGCGGATCGACGACCTGTTCAGCATGGCGATGGAGCAAAAAGCGTTCGCGTCGCTGGTGGAACTGCAATGGTTCGTGACCGAGCAAGTGGAAGAAGAAAAAACCGCCCGAACGAACTTGGCGCGGATCAAGATGATCGCCGATGACCCTGCGGCCGTCTTGGATTTCGACAACGCACTGGGCCAGCGCAGTTTGCCGATGGACACGTCGCCCCAATAA
- a CDS encoding DUF1269 domain-containing protein, producing the protein MSKCLIAEYKTHAAAKVGLEELEQEHYTLKHISVVSSASDPAAVHLSELHEEHEHSSGKHGPDGRSTSLGMLIGGTVAAPIAAGTLVGPFIMAGPLVGMAIGAAIGSLLGVMERWGVDHDVSSDYEARVESGSVLVIVHDVDAKALNHAEKVLQATDPKTLERYEMD; encoded by the coding sequence ATGTCCAAGTGTTTGATCGCCGAATACAAAACGCATGCCGCTGCGAAAGTCGGTCTCGAAGAGCTCGAACAAGAGCACTACACGTTAAAACATATCTCCGTCGTCTCCAGTGCCAGCGATCCGGCGGCGGTGCATCTCAGCGAGCTTCACGAGGAGCACGAGCACAGTTCGGGTAAACACGGACCGGATGGACGGAGCACTTCGCTGGGGATGCTGATCGGTGGGACCGTTGCCGCACCGATCGCGGCCGGAACATTGGTCGGCCCGTTCATCATGGCCGGACCGCTCGTGGGAATGGCGATCGGCGCCGCGATCGGCAGCCTGCTCGGGGTGATGGAGCGGTGGGGTGTGGATCACGACGTCAGTTCCGACTACGAAGCCCGCGTGGAATCGGGCTCGGTGCTGGTCATCGTTCACGATGTCGACGCCAAGGCACTCAACCATGCCGAGAAGGTGCTCCAAGCAACCGATCCCAAGACCCTGGAGCGATACGAGATGGACTAA
- a CDS encoding VOC family protein, which translates to MKAIATSVSCCLLLTTLAVAQDAPKPADMASTDWIQKFDGDWITISRSPDQSVTYKGSMTSRRIGDHWVVNEFRTNMGGFHCHAQQTLGVDPKQNVFTATWVDNALDFKWDYEGTLDEEQQQLVFVAEGPSMSVKGATARYREIYKFQNADRIVTTSQILTDDGNWKTFMSGEMIRKKADALSAKPSVAPLLMFQGDAERAMKFYVSTFPDSGIERVTKYGEGENGKAGTVKHAAFRLAGTRLLCIDSPVDHRFEFTPSISLYVDCESEEQVDLIFKNLAEGGKVLMPLDDYGFSTRFGWVTDPFGVSWQLSFGELK; encoded by the coding sequence ATGAAAGCGATTGCCACCAGTGTCAGTTGTTGTTTGTTGCTGACGACCTTGGCCGTGGCGCAGGACGCACCAAAGCCCGCGGACATGGCATCGACCGATTGGATTCAAAAATTCGACGGTGATTGGATAACGATTTCCCGTTCACCCGATCAATCGGTGACGTACAAGGGATCGATGACTTCGCGACGGATCGGCGACCACTGGGTCGTCAACGAGTTTCGGACGAACATGGGGGGATTTCATTGCCACGCCCAGCAGACGCTCGGTGTTGACCCCAAGCAAAACGTCTTCACCGCGACGTGGGTCGACAATGCACTCGATTTCAAATGGGACTATGAAGGAACGCTCGATGAAGAACAGCAGCAGTTGGTTTTCGTAGCCGAAGGGCCCAGCATGTCCGTCAAGGGCGCGACGGCTCGCTATCGTGAAATCTACAAGTTTCAGAATGCGGATCGGATCGTGACCACGTCCCAAATCTTAACTGATGACGGAAACTGGAAGACGTTCATGTCGGGCGAGATGATTCGCAAAAAAGCGGATGCCCTGAGCGCGAAGCCGAGTGTCGCCCCGCTGCTGATGTTCCAAGGGGACGCGGAACGAGCGATGAAGTTCTACGTTTCGACGTTTCCTGACAGCGGGATCGAAAGGGTCACGAAGTATGGCGAAGGCGAAAACGGCAAAGCGGGGACGGTCAAACACGCGGCGTTTCGCCTCGCCGGAACAAGGCTGCTGTGCATCGACAGCCCCGTTGATCACCGTTTTGAATTCACTCCATCGATCTCTCTTTACGTGGATTGCGAGAGCGAAGAGCAGGTCGATCTGATCTTTAAAAACCTCGCCGAAGGCGGGAAGGTCCTGATGCCGTTGGACGACTACGGTTTCAGCACTCGATTCGGATGGGTGACCGACCCTTTCGGCGTGTCCTGGCAGTTGAGTTTTGGCGAATTGAAGTAA
- a CDS encoding alpha/beta hydrolase yields the protein MHAGDMISSEQTWKFGQDERFVRSWHHPDAPPSSHSREIVLGVVHGLGDHSGRFDALGRWFAGRGIRVYAFDQVGHGKSPGRRMLIPCYEALLDDVDIFLNRLTERHPDASVGLLGQSMGGNFVLNHQLRGYSKMAWMIAGSPMLRAVNQPGPICLFLLRLFAKIRPDYVLNSSVDPARLSRDPAMQRAFMEDPLVQQRISLRLGKALIDSGRWALDHAEQLTTPTLITHGDADLITCHRASVEFAQRTRGRAVTKIWAQGTHDLHHDIIRDDYLSSVFDWIVAEVTNQDS from the coding sequence GTGCACGCCGGTGACATGATCAGCAGCGAGCAGACGTGGAAGTTCGGCCAAGACGAGCGGTTCGTTCGGTCTTGGCACCACCCCGATGCGCCGCCATCGTCTCATTCACGAGAGATCGTGTTGGGAGTGGTGCACGGATTGGGCGACCACTCGGGACGGTTCGATGCCTTGGGGCGTTGGTTTGCCGGTCGCGGAATCCGCGTGTATGCCTTTGACCAGGTCGGGCACGGCAAAAGCCCCGGACGCCGGATGCTGATCCCCTGCTACGAAGCGTTATTGGATGACGTCGACATTTTTCTGAACCGTTTAACGGAACGGCATCCCGACGCGTCGGTCGGTCTGTTGGGCCAGAGCATGGGAGGCAACTTTGTGCTCAACCACCAGCTTCGAGGCTATTCCAAGATGGCGTGGATGATCGCGGGATCGCCGATGTTGCGTGCGGTGAATCAACCCGGACCGATCTGCCTGTTTCTGCTGCGACTGTTCGCGAAGATTCGCCCCGACTACGTGTTGAACTCGTCAGTCGATCCGGCCCGCTTGAGTCGCGATCCGGCAATGCAGCGTGCTTTCATGGAGGATCCACTCGTGCAGCAGAGAATCAGTCTCCGTCTCGGCAAGGCCCTGATCGATTCGGGGCGTTGGGCGCTCGATCACGCCGAGCAACTCACCACGCCGACGCTTATCACCCACGGCGACGCCGATTTGATCACCTGCCACAGAGCCTCCGTGGAATTCGCCCAACGAACACGAGGCCGAGCGGTCACAAAGATCTGGGCACAAGGAACGCACGACCTGCACCACGACATCATTCGTGACGACTATCTCAGCAGTGTGTTCGACTGGATCGTCGCCGAAGTGACGAATCAAGACAGCTAG
- a CDS encoding DUF7133 domain-containing protein, with protein MRLTTTLTLVFALLLSAASSTHAQTLGEYWDTSEEESKYYKIVEIPMPDGMAIEAGSFEVLPDDRLAIGTRRGDIFLVEGAFEDYPQPKYKRFASGLDEVLGMSFKDDAFYITQQTEVTKISDENGDGLADRFRTLSDVWGFRNYHEFAFGSKLDPEGNIWVALCLSKSYQSDEPFRGWCVKVTPDGKTIPICSGIRSPCGIGPNEHGVMFYAESQGPWNGSCSLKVLEPGGFMGHPASFRWYDLARNLEKPQVEPNTPSRLMTERRRVKELVPYAVVFPYIKMGRSISGFMVDHTGGKFGPFENQIFVGDFSLSVVMRATTEKINGVWQGACYPFREGLATGLLACQFTRQGDLIVGGTNRGWPVRGPREFAIQRLDWTGIVPFEIKQLNALPDGFRVTFTKPVDPEIASQPESYQLTTYTHLYRQGYGSPEVDQTTPTVTQAIVSDDGLTVQLKIDGLVQGHVHDFDFHAIREPNGEKLVHTRAYYTLNEIPKRPSDAAASN; from the coding sequence ATGCGTCTTACAACAACCCTCACCCTCGTTTTCGCCCTCCTCCTCTCCGCGGCGTCCTCGACGCACGCCCAAACGCTCGGTGAATATTGGGACACGTCCGAAGAGGAATCCAAGTACTACAAGATCGTCGAGATCCCGATGCCCGATGGCATGGCAATCGAAGCGGGCAGCTTTGAAGTCCTGCCCGACGATCGGTTGGCCATCGGAACCCGCCGCGGTGACATCTTCTTGGTCGAAGGCGCATTCGAGGACTACCCGCAACCGAAGTACAAACGCTTTGCCAGCGGGCTCGACGAAGTCCTGGGGATGTCCTTCAAAGACGACGCGTTCTACATCACCCAGCAAACCGAAGTCACCAAGATCAGCGACGAAAATGGTGACGGACTGGCGGACCGTTTTCGAACCCTCAGCGATGTCTGGGGATTCCGCAATTATCACGAGTTTGCCTTCGGTTCGAAACTGGATCCCGAAGGCAACATCTGGGTCGCACTGTGTCTTTCCAAATCCTATCAGTCCGATGAACCGTTTCGCGGTTGGTGTGTGAAGGTCACTCCCGATGGCAAAACGATCCCGATTTGCAGCGGCATCCGCAGCCCCTGCGGCATCGGCCCCAACGAACACGGCGTGATGTTTTATGCCGAAAGCCAAGGACCCTGGAACGGATCGTGCAGCTTGAAGGTGTTGGAGCCGGGCGGATTCATGGGGCATCCGGCGAGTTTTCGCTGGTATGACTTGGCGAGGAATCTGGAAAAGCCACAGGTGGAACCGAACACGCCGTCGAGGTTGATGACCGAACGACGGCGAGTCAAAGAGTTGGTGCCGTACGCGGTCGTGTTTCCGTACATCAAGATGGGGCGATCGATCTCGGGCTTCATGGTCGATCACACCGGCGGCAAATTTGGGCCGTTTGAAAACCAGATCTTCGTCGGGGATTTCAGCCTGAGTGTGGTGATGCGGGCGACGACCGAAAAGATCAACGGGGTTTGGCAAGGCGCCTGCTACCCGTTCCGCGAAGGCCTGGCGACCGGATTGTTGGCGTGTCAGTTCACGCGGCAAGGCGACCTGATCGTCGGCGGCACCAACCGCGGTTGGCCGGTACGTGGGCCGCGAGAATTTGCCATCCAACGACTCGACTGGACCGGGATCGTGCCCTTCGAAATCAAACAACTCAATGCGTTGCCTGATGGGTTTCGTGTGACGTTTACCAAACCCGTCGATCCCGAGATCGCCTCGCAACCCGAATCCTACCAACTGACGACCTACACCCACCTCTATCGACAAGGCTACGGCAGCCCCGAAGTCGACCAGACGACACCCACGGTGACCCAGGCGATCGTGTCCGACGACGGTCTGACCGTTCAGCTCAAGATCGACGGGTTGGTCCAAGGGCACGTCCATGACTTTGACTTCCATGCGATTCGCGAACCGAACGGCGAAAAGCTGGTCCACACCCGGGCCTACTACACGCTCAACGAAATCCCGAAGCGGCCCAGCGACGCGGCCGCATCGAATTAA
- a CDS encoding c-type cytochrome, whose protein sequence is MNRILLAGLLFALGCHAIRCPAQPLPQPSLTDRLLAEDSGSLAALARERGDAVRGAILFSTQSLACTKCHAQGAADLLGPDLTEVSAERNDETIVEAILQPSKSIAKGFESVKILTQEGRVATGRVIRQDADTIVLRELSDANRLIEIARDDIDRMEPQTVSAMPTKLADQLTDRQQFLDLVKYLMDIAQTGHTPHVAASVPASRITSLDPQIHGTVLLDQFGCVRCHDDNAAEPTMYSSTPPKQAPLLTAAASRIDPHYIRRFIADPHGVKPGTSMPDLMQHLSDADREAASTAITQYLMSLTTEPFQRGSIDDKSASRGRELFHSVGCVACHSPRGDDGDELMADRSVALGDLSRKYSIDGLSAFLENPHSVRPSGRMPDMKLTHWEAVDLANYLVSGAGADVDRQPMPTDPDLIRAGRQSFNELGCVQCHVAEHGQTQPVQGRGRAGRYPSLAELNTTRGCLSGEPGAWANYQLDDTQRDAIRVALKSSAATLDDREQVVLTMATFRCDRCHTRDGWGGVSDQRDPYFHTSNENLGPQGRIPPPLSGVGGKLRSKWLRDVLVSGRSIRPYMKTRMPQYGAANVADLIDRFASVDPKPLVEIIQTQDPKEARKTGLELVGNGGLNCIACHTFQHKPAQTMPAVDLTEMAERLHREWFYQYMVSPQLVSPGTVMPSFWPGGKAIRKEILGGDPNLQIGAVWEYLLEGRQARTPRGLQLEPIRLLADRGRAVMLRRSYQGIGKRGIGVGYPGGLNLAFDAEQMRLAMIWKGDFADPGGVWRGQGHGTVRPLGSDLIRFQPGPDLDDAQTPWIVDEGRPPHHQFIGYDLDDIGRPTWMYRWGVVEISDYAVDSQDADSEQTVLKRAVKFTSKDQRDNLVFRVASGENVKAIDGQSFLVDDKLSVRIDPEHQADILQSETGMQLIVPLSLSPGSTTLEVQYRW, encoded by the coding sequence GTGAATCGAATCCTGCTCGCCGGACTGTTGTTTGCACTCGGTTGCCATGCCATTCGTTGCCCGGCCCAGCCCCTCCCGCAACCCTCGTTGACCGACCGACTGCTCGCTGAGGACAGTGGATCACTGGCCGCGCTGGCACGCGAGCGGGGGGATGCGGTTCGGGGGGCCATCCTGTTTTCGACCCAGTCACTCGCCTGCACCAAGTGCCACGCCCAAGGCGCCGCCGATCTGCTCGGACCGGACCTCACCGAAGTCTCTGCGGAACGGAATGACGAAACGATCGTCGAAGCAATCCTGCAACCTTCCAAGTCGATCGCCAAGGGATTCGAATCGGTCAAGATCCTGACCCAGGAAGGTCGCGTGGCGACCGGACGAGTCATCCGGCAAGACGCCGACACGATCGTGCTCCGGGAACTGTCCGATGCCAATCGCTTGATCGAGATCGCGCGCGACGACATCGATCGCATGGAACCGCAAACGGTTTCCGCGATGCCGACCAAGTTGGCCGATCAACTCACCGACCGGCAACAGTTTCTGGATCTGGTCAAGTACCTGATGGACATCGCCCAAACCGGGCACACACCCCACGTCGCCGCATCGGTGCCCGCGTCAAGGATCACCTCACTGGACCCGCAAATCCATGGAACGGTTTTGCTGGACCAATTCGGTTGCGTCCGCTGTCATGATGACAATGCCGCGGAACCGACGATGTATTCTTCCACGCCACCCAAACAGGCTCCGCTCTTGACCGCGGCGGCATCGCGGATTGATCCGCATTACATCCGACGTTTCATCGCGGATCCCCACGGCGTGAAACCGGGGACCAGCATGCCGGATCTGATGCAGCATCTTTCCGACGCGGATCGCGAGGCGGCGTCGACGGCGATCACCCAGTACCTGATGTCGCTGACAACGGAGCCTTTCCAACGGGGATCGATCGACGACAAGTCGGCATCGCGCGGTCGAGAACTGTTTCACTCGGTCGGATGCGTCGCCTGCCATTCACCGCGCGGCGATGACGGCGACGAGTTGATGGCCGACCGTTCGGTGGCGCTTGGCGATCTGAGTCGGAAGTACAGCATCGATGGGCTATCGGCTTTCCTTGAAAATCCGCATTCGGTACGCCCCTCTGGTCGCATGCCCGATATGAAACTGACGCATTGGGAAGCGGTCGATTTGGCCAACTATCTGGTCAGCGGTGCGGGGGCCGATGTCGACCGCCAACCGATGCCAACCGATCCCGACCTGATTCGTGCCGGCCGCCAGTCGTTCAACGAACTCGGTTGCGTCCAGTGCCATGTCGCCGAACACGGCCAAACGCAACCTGTTCAGGGCCGCGGGCGTGCCGGTCGTTATCCGTCGCTGGCTGAATTGAACACGACCCGGGGTTGTTTGTCGGGGGAGCCGGGCGCATGGGCGAACTACCAATTGGACGACACCCAGCGTGACGCGATTCGAGTTGCCCTAAAATCGTCCGCCGCCACGCTTGATGATCGAGAACAAGTCGTGTTGACGATGGCAACGTTTCGTTGTGACCGTTGCCACACACGCGATGGCTGGGGCGGGGTGTCGGACCAGCGCGATCCGTACTTTCACACGAGCAATGAAAACCTCGGACCCCAAGGACGGATCCCGCCGCCGTTGAGTGGCGTCGGAGGGAAGCTGCGTTCCAAATGGCTGCGCGATGTGTTGGTCAGCGGTCGCTCCATCCGCCCCTACATGAAAACCAGAATGCCGCAATACGGCGCGGCCAATGTGGCTGATCTGATCGATCGCTTTGCGTCGGTTGACCCCAAGCCGTTGGTCGAAATCATCCAGACGCAGGATCCCAAGGAAGCTCGCAAAACGGGCTTGGAACTGGTCGGAAACGGCGGGCTGAACTGCATCGCCTGCCACACCTTCCAACACAAACCGGCGCAAACCATGCCGGCGGTCGACCTGACCGAAATGGCCGAGCGGCTGCATCGGGAATGGTTTTATCAATACATGGTCTCGCCGCAGTTGGTCAGCCCGGGAACGGTGATGCCGTCGTTTTGGCCGGGCGGGAAAGCGATCCGCAAAGAGATCCTGGGCGGAGACCCGAACCTGCAAATCGGAGCGGTCTGGGAGTACCTGCTCGAAGGACGACAGGCCCGGACGCCGCGCGGATTGCAGTTAGAGCCGATCCGTTTGTTGGCCGACCGGGGCCGCGCCGTGATGCTGCGTCGAAGCTACCAGGGGATTGGCAAACGCGGCATCGGAGTCGGCTATCCCGGTGGATTGAATCTGGCCTTTGACGCCGAGCAGATGCGGTTGGCGATGATTTGGAAAGGCGACTTCGCCGATCCCGGCGGCGTCTGGCGCGGCCAGGGTCACGGAACCGTGCGACCACTGGGAAGCGACTTGATTCGATTCCAACCCGGTCCAGACTTAGACGACGCCCAAACGCCCTGGATCGTTGACGAGGGGCGTCCGCCGCATCACCAATTCATCGGCTATGACCTGGATGACATCGGCCGACCTACCTGGATGTATCGATGGGGTGTAGTCGAAATCTCGGATTACGCGGTCGATTCGCAAGACGCGGACTCCGAACAAACGGTGTTGAAACGAGCGGTGAAATTCACCTCCAAAGACCAACGAGACAACCTGGTCTTTCGCGTTGCATCGGGCGAGAACGTGAAAGCCATCGACGGGCAATCCTTTCTCGTCGACGACAAGCTGAGTGTCCGAATCGATCCGGAACATCAAGCGGACATCTTGCAATCGGAAACGGGAATGCAGCTGATCGTTCCGCTTTCCCTGTCGCCCGGCAGCACCACGCTGGAGGTGCAGTACCGATGGTAA
- a CDS encoding BaiN/RdsA family NAD(P)/FAD-dependent oxidoreductase: MLDKSAHPIVVIGAGAAGLVAAAEASSRGAEVHLLEKNGKTGVKILMSGGTRCNITQDTDAKGIVQAFGRAGRFLQKSVGAFGPADVVAMFHEHGVQTKVESTGKVFPQSDRALHVRDALQRRAVQAGVKLHLRCAVAAVEKTAGGWLVQTESETIRCGRLIVTAGGKSWPGCGTTGDAYAWLHKLGHTIVRTRPALVPLVGGYDWTHSLSGLTLDDCVASVYQRSDWETNAPSKRKPLVSRRSSWLFTHLGFSGPAAMDVSGTITRADSFDDVTLAVDVVPELSVPQIEAALTDRGGGGRRTTTAVIAEWLPSRLAESITRASDAECPIAELSRVKLQSLVNGLKYATFPVQGTRGFAKAEVTAGGVKLSEVDPRTMESRKVPGLYIAGEVLDVDGWIGGYNFQAAFSTGRAAGIAAAT, translated from the coding sequence ATGCTTGACAAATCCGCACACCCAATCGTGGTGATCGGCGCCGGAGCCGCCGGTCTGGTCGCGGCGGCGGAGGCTTCCAGTAGGGGGGCGGAGGTGCACCTGTTGGAGAAGAACGGCAAAACCGGCGTCAAAATTTTGATGTCCGGTGGAACCCGCTGCAACATCACCCAGGACACCGACGCCAAGGGGATCGTCCAGGCCTTTGGCAGGGCCGGGCGATTTTTGCAAAAGTCCGTCGGTGCCTTCGGACCGGCCGATGTGGTGGCGATGTTTCACGAGCACGGGGTGCAAACCAAGGTGGAGTCGACCGGAAAAGTGTTTCCGCAATCCGATCGGGCGCTGCACGTCCGCGATGCCTTGCAACGACGCGCCGTCCAAGCCGGCGTGAAGCTTCATTTGCGTTGCGCCGTCGCCGCGGTCGAAAAGACAGCCGGCGGGTGGCTGGTCCAGACCGAATCGGAGACGATCCGCTGTGGTCGGCTGATCGTCACCGCCGGTGGCAAGAGTTGGCCGGGCTGCGGCACCACCGGCGACGCCTATGCCTGGCTGCACAAGTTGGGTCACACCATCGTGCGGACCCGCCCCGCGCTGGTTCCCCTGGTCGGCGGATACGATTGGACGCACAGTCTGTCCGGTTTAACGCTCGATGATTGTGTCGCTTCGGTCTACCAACGCAGTGATTGGGAAACCAACGCTCCCTCCAAACGCAAGCCGCTGGTCAGTCGTCGCAGCAGTTGGCTGTTCACGCATCTGGGGTTCTCCGGACCGGCCGCCATGGACGTCAGCGGCACGATCACCCGTGCCGATTCATTCGACGACGTCACACTCGCCGTCGATGTGGTGCCCGAGCTGTCGGTCCCGCAAATCGAGGCGGCACTGACCGATCGCGGCGGCGGCGGACGTCGCACGACCACCGCCGTGATCGCAGAGTGGTTGCCGAGTCGACTGGCCGAATCGATCACCCGGGCAAGTGACGCCGAGTGCCCGATCGCAGAACTTTCACGCGTCAAGCTGCAGTCTCTCGTCAACGGGCTGAAGTACGCGACGTTTCCCGTGCAAGGAACGCGGGGGTTCGCCAAAGCGGAGGTCACCGCAGGCGGCGTGAAACTATCGGAAGTGGATCCGCGAACGATGGAAAGTCGCAAGGTCCCCGGTTTGTACATCGCGGGCGAAGTGCTGGACGTCGATGGCTGGATCGGAGGCTACAACTTTCAAGCCGCCTTCAGCACCGGACGAGCCGCCGGAATCGCCGCCGCAACATGA